In Streptosporangiales bacterium, a single genomic region encodes these proteins:
- a CDS encoding 2Fe-2S iron-sulfur cluster binding domain-containing protein, with protein MSEMRTVRAAADELVPVRFTVNGTEVATEVPARLTLADVLRDRLGLTGTHLGCEHGVCGMCTVLVDGEAARSCLLFACQLDGSELVTVEGLGRPDDMHPLQESFSKHHALQCGFCTPGFLMSAYDLLDHDPEVTREQLPTELSGVLCRCTGYRNIVDAVDDVASAHRDGVPAPRNCRPTALAGRQALAVSTPAESGGGEPPPAVGRPDRITLPDSEPTVVSTVSSVVAVAPQRLWPVLDDTALLARCLPGAELTEDLGDGWYRGRAKVALGPVRLAFNGVAQVVERDAAARQLRVLGQGEDAGGGRVQADIRLTAADHDGGAELTAHANVYLAGRIAQFGRSLADDVSRQLFEQFAASVATAATGGEVATVKPPGALRLLGRSLSARIRALFGRRRRRR; from the coding sequence ATGAGCGAGATGCGTACCGTACGGGCGGCGGCGGACGAGCTGGTGCCGGTGCGCTTCACGGTGAACGGCACCGAGGTCGCCACCGAGGTGCCGGCGCGGCTGACGCTCGCCGACGTGCTCCGCGACCGGTTGGGCTTGACCGGCACGCACCTCGGCTGCGAGCACGGTGTCTGCGGGATGTGCACGGTGCTCGTCGACGGGGAGGCGGCCAGGTCGTGCCTGCTGTTCGCCTGCCAGCTCGACGGCAGCGAGCTGGTGACCGTGGAGGGCCTCGGCCGACCGGATGACATGCACCCGCTGCAGGAGTCGTTCAGCAAGCACCACGCGCTGCAGTGCGGCTTCTGCACACCTGGCTTCCTGATGAGCGCGTACGACCTGCTCGACCACGACCCAGAGGTGACGCGCGAGCAGCTGCCGACCGAGCTGTCCGGCGTGCTGTGCCGGTGCACGGGTTACCGCAACATCGTGGACGCGGTGGACGACGTCGCGTCCGCACACCGCGACGGCGTGCCGGCGCCCCGCAACTGCCGGCCGACTGCGCTCGCCGGCCGGCAGGCGCTCGCGGTGAGCACGCCGGCGGAGTCGGGTGGCGGCGAGCCGCCGCCGGCCGTCGGCCGGCCGGACCGGATCACGTTGCCGGACAGCGAACCCACGGTCGTCTCGACCGTGTCGAGCGTCGTTGCGGTGGCGCCGCAGCGGTTGTGGCCGGTGCTCGACGACACGGCACTGCTCGCCCGCTGCCTGCCGGGCGCCGAGCTGACCGAGGATCTCGGCGACGGCTGGTACCGCGGTCGGGCGAAGGTGGCGCTAGGCCCGGTGCGGCTGGCGTTCAACGGCGTCGCGCAGGTCGTCGAGCGCGATGCCGCGGCCAGGCAGCTGCGTGTGCTCGGCCAGGGCGAGGACGCCGGCGGCGGCCGGGTGCAGGCCGACATCAGGCTCACCGCGGCGGACCACGACGGGGGCGCCGAGCTCACCGCGCACGCGAACGTCTACCTGGCCGGCCGGATCGCGCAGTTCGGGCGGTCGCTGGCCGACGACGTGAGCCGCCAGCTGTTCGAGCAGTTCGCCGCGTCGGTCGCGACGGCGGCGACCGGGGGCGAGGTCGCCACGGTCAAGCCCCCTGGCGCGCTGCGGCTGCTCGGCCGTAGTTTGAGCGCGCGGATCCGCGCGCTGTTCGGTAGGCGCCGCCGGCGGCGGTGA
- a CDS encoding AMP-binding protein, whose amino-acid sequence MDIGRALSWTAERFPERVGIAGTQRLTYRQWDARTNQIARALLDAGVRRGSRVALLLSNSEVLASTHLACQKLGATSTPLNIRLAANELSYCLGDSTPTVVVTDDSTAALAGEILPAAEGAVVWHAGDDAPAGALGYEPVVAQQPDGALDLAVGDEDASVMLYTSGTTGRPKGVPRTQRNEFSASVAHVMQTGTRSAEVTLGAMPMYHTMGLRSLLSTVVVGGTFVEIPRFTPARGIELIAQEQVTSLYLVPTAFWSLDDTGELATAGSKVSRLAYAGAAMTSTLATRLNETVRPEVFVNHYGSSEVYTFSIEERAGEKPGSAGRPGMFSRLRLASVDDGESSVAPGLTGEILASLASDEAFAGYWHRPDADEKSLRGGWYHTGDLGVIDEEGDLWVVGRVDDMIVTGGENVHPVEVEDVLTRSADVAECAVVGLPDEKWGQAVTAFVVFRDRSDDDAAIGRLEQWLRNDSGISDYKRPKRIVAIDEVPKNPVGKILRRKLTDG is encoded by the coding sequence ATGGACATCGGCCGGGCGTTGAGCTGGACCGCGGAACGGTTCCCCGAGCGGGTAGGCATCGCGGGCACGCAGCGGCTGACGTACCGGCAGTGGGACGCGCGTACCAACCAGATCGCGCGTGCGCTGCTGGACGCCGGCGTGCGCCGCGGCAGCCGGGTGGCGTTGCTGCTGTCGAACTCCGAGGTGCTCGCGTCGACGCACCTGGCGTGCCAGAAGCTCGGCGCGACGTCGACGCCGTTGAACATCCGGCTGGCGGCGAACGAGCTGTCGTACTGCCTCGGCGACTCGACGCCGACCGTCGTGGTCACCGACGACAGCACCGCTGCGTTGGCGGGTGAGATCCTGCCGGCCGCGGAAGGCGCCGTCGTCTGGCATGCAGGCGACGACGCGCCCGCGGGTGCGCTCGGGTACGAGCCGGTGGTGGCGCAGCAGCCCGACGGTGCGCTCGACCTCGCGGTGGGCGACGAGGACGCCAGCGTGATGCTCTACACGTCCGGCACCACGGGCCGGCCGAAGGGCGTGCCGCGCACCCAGCGCAACGAGTTCTCCGCGTCCGTCGCACACGTGATGCAGACCGGCACCAGGTCCGCCGAGGTGACACTCGGCGCGATGCCCATGTACCACACCATGGGGCTGCGCTCGCTGCTGTCGACCGTCGTGGTCGGCGGCACGTTCGTGGAGATACCGCGGTTCACGCCCGCGCGCGGTATCGAGCTGATCGCGCAGGAACAGGTCACCAGCCTCTACCTGGTGCCCACCGCGTTCTGGTCGCTCGACGACACCGGCGAGCTGGCGACGGCAGGGAGCAAGGTGAGCCGGCTCGCGTACGCGGGCGCGGCGATGACGTCCACGCTCGCGACCCGGCTGAACGAGACCGTGCGGCCCGAGGTGTTCGTCAACCACTACGGGTCTAGCGAGGTGTACACGTTCTCCATCGAGGAGCGTGCAGGCGAGAAGCCGGGCAGCGCGGGACGCCCGGGGATGTTCTCCCGGCTGCGGCTGGCGTCGGTCGACGACGGTGAGTCGTCCGTCGCGCCTGGCCTCACAGGGGAGATCCTCGCGTCGCTGGCGTCCGACGAGGCGTTCGCCGGGTACTGGCACCGCCCGGATGCGGACGAGAAGTCGTTGCGGGGCGGCTGGTACCACACCGGCGATCTCGGTGTCATCGACGAGGAAGGCGACCTGTGGGTCGTCGGCCGGGTCGACGACATGATCGTCACCGGTGGCGAGAACGTGCATCCGGTGGAGGTCGAGGACGTGCTGACCCGGTCCGCGGACGTGGCCGAGTGCGCGGTCGTCGGGCTGCCGGACGAGAAGTGGGGCCAGGCCGTCACCGCGTTCGTGGTCTTCCGCGACCGCTCCGACGACGACGCCGCGATCGGGCGGCTCGAGCAGTGGCTGCGTAACGACTCCGGTATCTCCGACTACAAGCGCCCGAAGCGGATCGTCGCCATCGACGAGGTGCCGAAGAACCCGGTAGGTAAGATCCTGCGCCGCAAGCTCACCGACGGCTGA
- a CDS encoding antibiotic biosynthesis monooxygenase, with product MAVVKINALEVAEGQGEELERRFAERAGEIETAPGFLGFELLRPVEGETRYFVCTRWESDEAFQAWVNSEEFKRGHAKSAREGSGTVAHGSSLLAFEVVLEATPRTVS from the coding sequence ATGGCGGTCGTGAAGATCAACGCGCTCGAGGTGGCGGAAGGCCAGGGCGAGGAGCTGGAGCGGCGGTTCGCCGAGCGAGCGGGTGAGATCGAGACGGCGCCTGGGTTCCTCGGGTTCGAGCTGCTCCGGCCGGTCGAAGGCGAGACGCGCTACTTCGTCTGCACCCGCTGGGAGAGCGACGAGGCGTTCCAGGCCTGGGTGAACAGCGAGGAGTTCAAGCGCGGGCACGCGAAGTCGGCGCGCGAGGGCAGCGGCACCGTCGCCCACGGCTCGTCGCTGCTGGCGTTCGAGGTGGTACTCGAAGCCACGCCGCGAACGGTGTCCTGA
- a CDS encoding enoyl-CoA hydratase/isomerase family protein, producing MALTGGEIRLERTHDGRVVELTIDNGKYNIITWETRQVMADHFAEIDRDDTVQVVVIRGDGEHFSSGGDIQGFMEVDPIDFTDLGHNVTAPARSRKPVIAAVDGYCFGVGFELALSADIRLATERSEFALPEMRLGMMPGSGGTQRLARLIGLSRAKYHVLTAERIKAQQALDWGLVAQLATDRAALDEATEKVVQTLLGFSPLALGTAKEVLDKGVDGPLYTGIELERKGYAMLRSSHDFAEGVAAFGEKRAPKFTGR from the coding sequence ATGGCGCTCACCGGTGGCGAGATCAGGCTCGAACGCACGCACGACGGTCGCGTCGTCGAGCTCACGATCGACAACGGGAAGTACAACATCATCACCTGGGAGACGCGGCAGGTGATGGCGGACCACTTCGCGGAGATCGACCGGGATGACACCGTGCAGGTCGTGGTGATCCGCGGCGACGGTGAGCACTTCTCGTCCGGCGGCGACATCCAGGGCTTCATGGAGGTCGACCCGATCGACTTCACCGACCTCGGCCACAACGTCACCGCGCCCGCGCGCAGCCGCAAGCCGGTGATCGCCGCGGTCGACGGGTACTGCTTCGGTGTCGGCTTCGAGCTGGCGCTGTCGGCGGACATCCGGCTGGCGACCGAGCGCAGCGAGTTCGCGCTGCCCGAGATGCGGCTCGGCATGATGCCGGGCAGTGGTGGCACGCAGCGGCTGGCCAGGCTGATCGGACTGTCGCGGGCGAAGTACCACGTGCTCACCGCGGAGCGGATCAAGGCGCAGCAGGCGCTCGACTGGGGCCTGGTCGCGCAGCTGGCCACCGACCGCGCCGCTCTCGACGAGGCGACGGAGAAGGTCGTGCAGACGCTGCTCGGGTTCTCGCCGCTCGCGCTCGGCACCGCCAAGGAGGTGCTCGACAAGGGCGTGGACGGCCCGCTGTACACGGGCATCGAGCTGGAGCGCAAGGGCTACGCCATGCTCAGGTCCAGCCACGACTTCGCCGAGGGTGTCGCTGCGTTCGGGGAGAAGCGCGCCCCGAAGTTCACCGGCAGGTAG
- a CDS encoding VOC family protein — protein MEQRVSLITLGVADLPRAREFYEQLGWDGQQVDETVFFQAGGSAVVLWGADKLAADCGLPARGGGFGGIALAHNVRSQHEVDQVLTAAERAGGRITKPAAITFYGGYAGVFTDPDGHPWEVAYNPGFTLTADGALVLPDFDGDAA, from the coding sequence ATGGAGCAACGGGTCAGCCTGATCACCCTCGGGGTCGCGGATCTGCCGCGTGCCCGCGAGTTCTACGAGCAGCTCGGCTGGGACGGTCAGCAGGTCGACGAGACGGTCTTCTTCCAGGCCGGTGGCAGCGCGGTCGTGCTGTGGGGCGCCGACAAGCTCGCCGCAGACTGCGGTCTGCCGGCCAGGGGCGGCGGGTTCGGTGGCATCGCGCTGGCGCACAACGTGCGCTCGCAGCACGAGGTCGACCAGGTGCTGACCGCCGCAGAACGCGCCGGCGGCCGGATCACGAAGCCGGCCGCGATCACGTTCTACGGCGGCTACGCCGGGGTGTTCACCGATCCGGACGGGCATCCCTGGGAGGTCGCGTACAACCCGGGCTTCACCCTCACCGCCGACGGTGCACTGGTACTGCCCGACTTCGACGGCGACGCGGCGTAG
- a CDS encoding pyruvate, phosphate dikinase, which produces MTEVGYVLPLDDPTAELAVVGGKGASLSRLAAAGLPVPVGFHVMTAAYDEFVTGGGLRDRILDAASAVDTADPATFEAAAARIAALFDGPGMPAAVERAVGKAYAELGPEVVVAVRSSATAEDLPDMSFAGQQDSYLSIRGEAAVLDAVRRCWASLWTARAIGYRARNGIAAHEVSLAVVVQQLVPADAAGILFTVDPVTGADDRMVVNAGWGLGEAVVGGQVAPDTVTVAKDTGAVLDYQVGAKTVRTVRTAAGTAEEAVPAELRDRAVLAEEQVAQLARLGIRIEQLYGQPMDVEWALAGDQLYVVQARPITNVAAGEWNDSLAGDYLWSNGNLGEAIPDVMTPATWSFVQIFMSEAMASTSLPGYRGYGRIGGRFYLNLSMAASLSRVVGVSRKRFRAMTEPVYGKLPPDLAIPLIPLPRLRILAMLLPVIVRTLREIRGFKARMPEYMATAAARAEDLRAAIAATDQQAELVRLWHEQVGLYLVESSSMLAAGARQGVTALITAPRTLRKLVGEKDATAILSGQGEGDLASLGPMLGLARLARGEIDEQTFVRRYGHRGAHEFEVSQPRPGEDPAGQLAGLEQAAVGAEELLANQEAARQEAWRRLEQLYPGKVAKVRRQVARWAHAAQSREHTRSEVIRSFWVLRAWVLRAGELTGHGDDLFFLTLEEILAVLDGDESALAAVPRRRATYERYRLLPPYPTLIRGRFDPVRWAADPNRRVDRYEEHGAGAPADDTLTGFAGAAGVVEGTARLIKDVAEGDRLGAGEILVTAVTNIGWTPLFPRAAAVVTDVGAPLSHAAIVARELGIPAVVGCGNATARVDDGDRIRVDGERGTVEILSAR; this is translated from the coding sequence ATGACCGAGGTCGGCTACGTCCTGCCGCTGGACGACCCCACCGCCGAGCTGGCCGTGGTCGGCGGTAAGGGCGCGTCGCTGTCGCGGCTGGCCGCCGCTGGCCTGCCGGTGCCCGTGGGGTTCCACGTGATGACGGCGGCGTACGACGAGTTCGTCACCGGCGGCGGGTTGCGCGACCGCATCCTCGACGCCGCGTCCGCGGTCGACACCGCGGACCCGGCCACGTTCGAGGCGGCGGCGGCACGGATCGCCGCACTGTTCGACGGGCCGGGCATGCCCGCGGCCGTGGAGCGGGCCGTCGGCAAGGCGTACGCGGAGCTCGGCCCGGAGGTTGTGGTCGCGGTGCGGTCGTCGGCCACCGCGGAGGACCTGCCCGACATGTCGTTCGCCGGGCAGCAGGACAGCTACCTCAGCATCCGCGGCGAGGCCGCGGTGCTCGACGCCGTCAGGCGCTGCTGGGCGTCGCTGTGGACGGCGCGGGCGATCGGTTACCGCGCACGCAACGGCATCGCGGCGCACGAGGTGAGCCTCGCCGTCGTGGTGCAGCAGCTGGTGCCGGCCGACGCCGCCGGCATCCTGTTCACCGTCGACCCGGTCACCGGCGCCGACGACCGGATGGTGGTCAACGCGGGCTGGGGGCTCGGCGAGGCAGTGGTCGGCGGCCAGGTGGCGCCTGACACGGTCACCGTCGCCAAGGACACCGGTGCCGTACTCGACTACCAGGTCGGCGCGAAGACCGTGCGTACCGTACGCACCGCGGCCGGCACGGCGGAGGAGGCGGTGCCGGCCGAGCTCCGCGACCGGGCCGTGCTCGCCGAGGAGCAGGTCGCACAGCTCGCCCGCCTCGGCATACGGATCGAGCAGCTGTACGGGCAGCCGATGGACGTGGAGTGGGCGCTTGCCGGCGACCAGCTGTACGTCGTGCAGGCGCGGCCGATCACCAACGTCGCCGCCGGCGAGTGGAACGACAGCCTGGCCGGCGACTACCTGTGGAGCAACGGGAACCTCGGCGAGGCGATCCCGGACGTGATGACCCCGGCCACCTGGTCGTTCGTGCAGATCTTCATGAGCGAGGCGATGGCGTCCACCTCGCTGCCCGGCTATCGCGGCTACGGCCGGATCGGCGGCAGGTTCTACCTGAACCTGAGCATGGCCGCGTCGCTGTCGCGCGTCGTCGGGGTCTCCAGGAAGCGGTTCCGGGCGATGACCGAGCCCGTCTACGGCAAGCTGCCGCCCGACCTGGCCATCCCGCTGATCCCGCTGCCGCGGCTGCGCATCCTCGCGATGCTGTTGCCTGTCATCGTGCGGACGCTGCGCGAGATCCGTGGGTTCAAGGCCAGGATGCCCGAGTACATGGCGACCGCCGCCGCCCGCGCGGAGGACCTGCGGGCCGCGATCGCGGCGACCGACCAGCAGGCGGAGCTGGTGCGGCTCTGGCACGAGCAGGTCGGGCTGTACCTCGTCGAGTCGTCGTCGATGCTGGCCGCCGGCGCACGGCAGGGCGTCACGGCGCTGATCACCGCGCCGCGGACGCTACGCAAGCTGGTGGGGGAGAAGGACGCGACCGCCATCCTCTCCGGGCAGGGCGAAGGCGACCTGGCCAGCCTGGGGCCGATGCTGGGCCTGGCCAGGCTCGCGCGCGGCGAGATCGACGAGCAGACCTTCGTCCGCAGGTACGGGCACCGCGGCGCGCACGAGTTCGAGGTTTCGCAGCCGCGTCCAGGTGAGGACCCGGCAGGACAGCTCGCCGGGCTCGAGCAGGCCGCGGTGGGCGCGGAGGAGCTGCTCGCCAACCAGGAGGCCGCCAGACAGGAAGCGTGGCGCAGGCTCGAGCAGCTGTACCCGGGCAAGGTCGCGAAGGTGCGCAGGCAGGTGGCGCGGTGGGCGCACGCCGCGCAGTCCAGGGAGCACACCAGGTCCGAGGTGATCAGGTCGTTCTGGGTGCTGCGCGCGTGGGTGCTGCGCGCCGGCGAGCTCACCGGCCACGGCGACGACCTGTTCTTCCTGACGCTGGAGGAGATCCTCGCCGTGCTGGACGGCGACGAGTCGGCGCTCGCTGCGGTGCCGCGGCGGCGTGCCACGTACGAGAGGTACCGGTTGCTGCCGCCCTACCCGACGCTGATCCGGGGCCGCTTCGACCCGGTGCGCTGGGCGGCCGACCCGAACCGGCGGGTCGACCGCTACGAGGAGCACGGGGCAGGGGCGCCCGCCGACGATACGCTCACCGGGTTCGCCGGCGCGGCCGGCGTCGTCGAGGGCACGGCCAGGCTCATCAAGGACGTCGCCGAGGGCGACCGACTCGGTGCCGGCGAGATCCTCGTGACGGCGGTGACGAACATCGGCTGGACGCCACTGTTCCCGCGTGCGGCCGCCGTGGTCACCGACGTCGGCGCGCCGTTGTCGCACGCGGCCATCGTCGCGCGCGAGCTCGGCATCCCCGCCGTCGTCGGCTGCGGCAACGCCACCGCGCGCGTCGACGACGGCGACCGGATCCGCGTCGACGGCGAACGCGGCACCGTCGAGATCCTGTCCGCTCGTTAG
- a CDS encoding D-2-hydroxyacid dehydrogenase family protein yields MRIAVLDDYQDVALTMADWSVLDGRAEVTVFAEHMADTDELVQALAPFDVVVAMRERTPVTAERLQRLPALRLLVTTGMANASIDVAAATAQGVTVCGTGGSAPATVEHTWALVLALVRAVPAEDAGMRAGGWQTTVGFGLYGRCLGVVGLGRLGSQVAAIGAAFGMDVIAWSQHLDAGQATAAGVTPVGKEELFRQADVVTVHYKLSERSTGLVGATELGWMKPTAYLVNTSRGPIVDTDALVAALREERIAGAAVDVYDVEPLPADHPLRSTPRTVLSPHLGYVTDTGYRIFYGDAVEDIVAFLDGSPLRLLS; encoded by the coding sequence ATGCGGATCGCGGTACTCGACGACTACCAGGACGTGGCGCTGACCATGGCGGACTGGTCGGTGCTCGACGGTCGCGCCGAGGTGACGGTGTTCGCCGAGCACATGGCCGACACCGACGAGCTGGTCCAGGCGCTCGCGCCGTTCGACGTCGTCGTCGCCATGCGCGAACGCACACCGGTCACCGCGGAGCGGCTGCAACGGCTGCCCGCGTTGCGGTTGCTGGTGACCACGGGGATGGCGAACGCGTCGATCGACGTGGCAGCGGCCACCGCGCAAGGCGTGACGGTCTGCGGCACCGGCGGCTCGGCGCCGGCCACCGTGGAGCACACCTGGGCCCTGGTGCTCGCGCTCGTGCGTGCCGTGCCGGCCGAGGACGCCGGGATGCGTGCCGGCGGCTGGCAGACCACCGTGGGGTTCGGCCTGTACGGCCGGTGCCTGGGCGTCGTCGGTCTCGGCCGTCTCGGTAGCCAGGTCGCGGCGATCGGCGCGGCGTTCGGGATGGACGTCATCGCGTGGAGCCAGCATCTGGACGCCGGGCAGGCCACGGCCGCCGGCGTGACGCCGGTCGGCAAGGAGGAGCTGTTCCGGCAGGCGGACGTCGTGACCGTGCACTACAAGCTGAGCGAGCGCAGCACCGGCCTGGTCGGTGCCACCGAGCTCGGCTGGATGAAGCCGACGGCGTACCTGGTGAACACGTCCAGGGGGCCGATCGTCGACACCGACGCGCTCGTCGCCGCGCTGCGCGAGGAGCGCATCGCCGGCGCCGCGGTCGACGTGTACGACGTCGAGCCGCTGCCTGCCGACCACCCGCTGCGGTCCACGCCGCGTACGGTGCTCTCGCCGCACCTGGGGTACGTCACCGACACCGGGTACCGCATCTTCTACGGCGACGCGGTGGAGGACATCGTCGCGTTCCTCGACGGCTCCCCGTTGCGACTGCTGAGCTGA
- a CDS encoding molybdopterin dehydrogenase has protein sequence MKSAPFAYVRPGTVDEACAELAADEDSKVLSGGQSLVPVLAMRLARPSTLVDINAVAGLDELRLDGAWLSVGATVRQRTLERAAETRRVPLLHKALPWVGHRELRSRGTVCGSLAHADPAAELPAVACCLDAQVEIAGSAGRRTVAARDFFVGAMTTALQRDEVLVGVRFPVAAAGEGFAFGEIARRHGDFALAGLATKVHVADGKVTAIVAGFGVADRPVVRSVDDELVELLHSASRAELTNLLTERAAPLADEMVTTAGDAHAGADYRKRLVRTLVARGLVAAYHDAVEGAR, from the coding sequence ATGAAGAGCGCTCCGTTCGCGTACGTCCGTCCAGGCACCGTCGACGAGGCGTGTGCCGAGCTCGCGGCGGACGAGGACAGCAAGGTGCTGTCCGGCGGGCAGTCACTGGTGCCCGTGCTCGCGATGCGGTTGGCGCGACCGTCGACGCTGGTCGACATCAACGCGGTGGCCGGGCTCGACGAGCTGCGGCTCGACGGTGCCTGGTTGTCCGTCGGCGCTACGGTGCGGCAGCGCACGCTCGAACGCGCCGCCGAGACCAGGCGGGTGCCGTTGCTGCACAAGGCGTTGCCGTGGGTCGGGCACCGCGAGCTGCGCAGTCGCGGCACCGTCTGCGGCAGCCTCGCGCACGCCGACCCGGCCGCCGAGCTGCCGGCCGTCGCGTGCTGCCTGGACGCGCAGGTGGAGATCGCCGGCAGCGCTGGCCGTAGGACGGTCGCCGCGCGGGACTTCTTCGTCGGCGCCATGACCACGGCGCTGCAGCGCGACGAGGTGCTCGTGGGCGTGCGCTTCCCGGTGGCCGCAGCGGGCGAGGGGTTCGCGTTCGGCGAGATCGCGCGCCGGCACGGCGACTTCGCGCTCGCCGGTCTCGCCACCAAGGTGCACGTGGCGGACGGGAAGGTCACGGCCATCGTCGCCGGGTTCGGCGTCGCGGACCGGCCAGTCGTCCGCTCCGTCGACGACGAGCTGGTCGAGCTGTTGCACAGCGCGTCGCGCGCGGAGCTCACCAACCTGCTCACCGAGCGCGCCGCGCCGCTCGCCGACGAGATGGTCACCACGGCGGGCGACGCCCACGCCGGCGCCGACTACCGCAAGCGGCTGGTACGAACGCTCGTCGCGCGCGGGCTGGTCGCCGCGTACCACGATGCTGTAGAGGGGGCGCGATGA
- a CDS encoding GNAT family N-acetyltransferase, which yields MSPLLVVGAAVLTGRGLLLVSKQAAPTTFYLPGGKPEPGESHRQALARELHEELGVHVATATPLLRVNAPAALEDAELEMHVFAATVTGVPRAAAEIAQLSWWPERTDSTLAPAIRDVVIPELERLGRLRPAPHPVVRRVPAADTVALRSEVLRPGLPPEAVVKPGDDDPHTWFFAAVEPGGRPIATVNVRPAAPPWDAEADGYWQLRGMAPAADARGNGHARAVVDAALGHVDRVGARVWCNARTGVLGFYRRFGFEGVGEVWHDPVSGPHLCLLRPALQR from the coding sequence GTGAGCCCGTTGCTCGTGGTCGGGGCTGCGGTCCTGACCGGGCGGGGACTGCTGCTGGTGAGCAAGCAGGCCGCGCCCACCACGTTCTACCTGCCAGGCGGCAAGCCGGAGCCTGGCGAGAGCCATCGCCAGGCCCTGGCCCGCGAGCTGCACGAGGAGCTCGGCGTGCACGTCGCGACGGCGACGCCGCTGCTGCGGGTGAACGCGCCGGCGGCGTTGGAGGACGCGGAGCTCGAGATGCACGTCTTCGCCGCCACCGTCACCGGCGTCCCCCGTGCGGCGGCGGAGATCGCGCAGCTGTCCTGGTGGCCGGAACGCACCGACAGCACGCTGGCACCGGCGATCCGCGACGTCGTGATCCCCGAGCTGGAGCGGCTGGGCCGGCTGCGGCCGGCGCCGCACCCGGTCGTGCGCCGGGTGCCTGCAGCCGACACCGTCGCGCTGCGCTCCGAGGTGCTGCGTCCCGGCCTGCCGCCCGAGGCGGTCGTGAAGCCTGGCGACGACGACCCGCACACCTGGTTCTTCGCCGCGGTCGAGCCGGGCGGGCGGCCGATTGCGACGGTGAACGTCCGGCCGGCTGCGCCGCCGTGGGATGCCGAGGCGGACGGTTACTGGCAGCTGCGCGGCATGGCGCCCGCGGCCGACGCGCGCGGCAACGGCCACGCGCGGGCCGTCGTGGACGCGGCACTCGGCCACGTCGACCGGGTGGGCGCCAGGGTGTGGTGCAACGCCAGGACGGGCGTGCTCGGCTTCTACCGGAGGTTCGGTTTCGAAGGCGTCGGCGAGGTGTGGCACGACCCGGTCAGCGGGCCGCACCTGTGCCTGCTGCGGCCCGCGCTGCAGCGGTAG